The Oenanthe melanoleuca isolate GR-GAL-2019-014 chromosome 1A, OMel1.0, whole genome shotgun sequence genome contains a region encoding:
- the MGAT3 gene encoding beta-1,4-mannosyl-glycoprotein 4-beta-N-acetylglucosaminyltransferase isoform X1: MTPRAGTASSEGVAGTLCVRWNFYKCSQELWPWKGDCTRERTTGMKHVEGVKWMKMRRHKLFLTLCMAGLCLISFLHFLKALSYVTFPRELASLSPNLVSSFFWNNAPVTPQVSPEPGGAEFLRTPLYSHSPLLQPLSPSRASEELHKVEFVLPEDSTEYFVRTKAGGVCFKPGTKVLEKPPAGGRQEERADGAASGRPARKPLSAGGAKRRKWVECVCLPGWHGPSCGVPTVVQYSNLPTKDRLVPREVPRRVINAINVNHEFDLLDVRFHELGDVVDAFVVCESNFTAYGEPRPLKFREMLLNGSFDYIRHKVLYVFLDHFPPGGRQDGWIADDYLRTFLTRDGISRLRNLRPDDVFIIDDADEIPARDGVLFLKLYDGWTEPFAFHMRKSLYGFFWKQPGTLEVVSGCTMGMLQAVYATDGIRLRRRDYYTMPGFRQYENSTGHILVQWSLGSPLHFAGWHCSWCFTPEGIYFKLVSAQNGDFPRWGDYEDKRDLNYIRELIRTGGWFDGTMQEYPPADPKEQMYAPKYLLKNYQRFRYLLENPYRKVEGAG, encoded by the exons ATgacccccagagcagggactgcCTCCAGTGAAGGCGTTGCTGGTACGTTGTGTGTCAGGTGGAACTTTTATAAGTGTTCTCAGGAGCTTTGGCCCTGGAAGGGAGACTGCACCAGGGAGAGAACCACCGGAATGAAGCATGTGGAGGGGGTGAAGTG GATGAAGATGAGACGCCATAAACTCTTTCTGACTCTCTGCATGGCTGGTCTCTGCCTCATCTCCTTCTTGCACTTCCTCAAGGCCCTTTCCTATGTCACCTTCCCCAGGGAGCTGGCTTCGCTTAGTCCCAACCTCGTCTCCAGCTTCTTCTGGAACAATGCCCCCGTCACGCCCCAGGTCAGCCCTGAGCCGGGGGGTGCAGAGTTCCTCCGCACACCTTTGTACTCCCACTCCCCCTtgctccagcccctgtcccccagcagagccagcgAAGAGCTGCACAAGGTGGAGTTCGTGCTGCCGGAAGACTCAACGGAGTACTTTGTCCGTACCAAAGCCGGCGGCGTTTGCTTTAAGCCAGGCACCAAGGTGCTGGAGAAGCCGCCGGCGGGAGGCCGGCAGGAGGAGCGGGCGGATGGCGCGGCCTCGGGGCGGCCGGCTCGGAAGCCGCTGAGCGCCGGCGGAGCCAAGCGGCGCAAGTGGGTGGAGTGCGTGTGCCTGCCGGGCTGGCACGGCCCCAGCTGCGGGGTGCCCACCGTGGTGCAGTACTCCAACCTGCCCACCAAGGACCGCCTGGTGCCGCGGGAGGTCCCCCGGCGCGTCATCAACGCCATCAACGTCAACCACGAGTTCGACCTGCTGGACGTCCGCTTCCACGAGCTGGGAGACGTGGTGGACGCGTTCGTGGTGTGCGAGTCCAACTTCACCGCCTACGGCGAGCCGCGGCCCCTCAAGTTCCGCGAGATGCTGCTCAACGGCTCCTTCGACTACATCCGCCACAAGGTGCTCTACGTTTTCCTGGACCACTTCCCCCCCGGCGGCCGCCAGGACGGCTGGATCGCTGACGATTACCTGCGCACCTTCCTCACCCGGGACGGCATCTCCCGCCTCCGCAACCTGCGCCCGGACGACGTCTTCATCATCGATGATGCCGATGAGATCCCGGCCCGTGACGGCGTGCTCTTCCTCAAGCTCTACGATGGCTGGACAGAGCCCTTCGCCTTCCACATGCGCAAGTCGCTCTATGGCTTCTTCTGGAAGCAGCCGGGCACCTTGGAGGTGGTCTCGGGCTGCACCATGGGGATGCTCCAGGCCGTCTACGCTACCGACGGGATACGTTTGCGGCGCCGCGACTACTACACCATGCCGGGGTTTCGGCAGTACGAGAACAGCACGGGACACATCCTGGTGCAGTGGTCGCTGGGCAGCCCCCTCCACTTtgctggctggcactgctcctggtGTTTTACCCCAGAGGGGATCTACTTCAAACTGGTGTCAGCCCAGAACGGGGACTTCCCCCGCTGGGGTGACTACGAGGATAAGCGCGACCTCAATTATATCCGGGAGCTGATCCGGACTGGTGGCTGGTTTGATGGTACTATGCAGGAGTATCCCCCTGCTGACCCCAAGGAGCAGATGTACGCTCCCAAGTACCTGCTCAAGAACTACCAGCGGTTCCGATACTTGCTGGAGAACCCCTACCGAAAGGTGGAGGGTGCTGGGTGA
- the MGAT3 gene encoding beta-1,4-mannosyl-glycoprotein 4-beta-N-acetylglucosaminyltransferase isoform X2: MKMRRHKLFLTLCMAGLCLISFLHFLKALSYVTFPRELASLSPNLVSSFFWNNAPVTPQVSPEPGGAEFLRTPLYSHSPLLQPLSPSRASEELHKVEFVLPEDSTEYFVRTKAGGVCFKPGTKVLEKPPAGGRQEERADGAASGRPARKPLSAGGAKRRKWVECVCLPGWHGPSCGVPTVVQYSNLPTKDRLVPREVPRRVINAINVNHEFDLLDVRFHELGDVVDAFVVCESNFTAYGEPRPLKFREMLLNGSFDYIRHKVLYVFLDHFPPGGRQDGWIADDYLRTFLTRDGISRLRNLRPDDVFIIDDADEIPARDGVLFLKLYDGWTEPFAFHMRKSLYGFFWKQPGTLEVVSGCTMGMLQAVYATDGIRLRRRDYYTMPGFRQYENSTGHILVQWSLGSPLHFAGWHCSWCFTPEGIYFKLVSAQNGDFPRWGDYEDKRDLNYIRELIRTGGWFDGTMQEYPPADPKEQMYAPKYLLKNYQRFRYLLENPYRKVEGAG; encoded by the coding sequence ATGAAGATGAGACGCCATAAACTCTTTCTGACTCTCTGCATGGCTGGTCTCTGCCTCATCTCCTTCTTGCACTTCCTCAAGGCCCTTTCCTATGTCACCTTCCCCAGGGAGCTGGCTTCGCTTAGTCCCAACCTCGTCTCCAGCTTCTTCTGGAACAATGCCCCCGTCACGCCCCAGGTCAGCCCTGAGCCGGGGGGTGCAGAGTTCCTCCGCACACCTTTGTACTCCCACTCCCCCTtgctccagcccctgtcccccagcagagccagcgAAGAGCTGCACAAGGTGGAGTTCGTGCTGCCGGAAGACTCAACGGAGTACTTTGTCCGTACCAAAGCCGGCGGCGTTTGCTTTAAGCCAGGCACCAAGGTGCTGGAGAAGCCGCCGGCGGGAGGCCGGCAGGAGGAGCGGGCGGATGGCGCGGCCTCGGGGCGGCCGGCTCGGAAGCCGCTGAGCGCCGGCGGAGCCAAGCGGCGCAAGTGGGTGGAGTGCGTGTGCCTGCCGGGCTGGCACGGCCCCAGCTGCGGGGTGCCCACCGTGGTGCAGTACTCCAACCTGCCCACCAAGGACCGCCTGGTGCCGCGGGAGGTCCCCCGGCGCGTCATCAACGCCATCAACGTCAACCACGAGTTCGACCTGCTGGACGTCCGCTTCCACGAGCTGGGAGACGTGGTGGACGCGTTCGTGGTGTGCGAGTCCAACTTCACCGCCTACGGCGAGCCGCGGCCCCTCAAGTTCCGCGAGATGCTGCTCAACGGCTCCTTCGACTACATCCGCCACAAGGTGCTCTACGTTTTCCTGGACCACTTCCCCCCCGGCGGCCGCCAGGACGGCTGGATCGCTGACGATTACCTGCGCACCTTCCTCACCCGGGACGGCATCTCCCGCCTCCGCAACCTGCGCCCGGACGACGTCTTCATCATCGATGATGCCGATGAGATCCCGGCCCGTGACGGCGTGCTCTTCCTCAAGCTCTACGATGGCTGGACAGAGCCCTTCGCCTTCCACATGCGCAAGTCGCTCTATGGCTTCTTCTGGAAGCAGCCGGGCACCTTGGAGGTGGTCTCGGGCTGCACCATGGGGATGCTCCAGGCCGTCTACGCTACCGACGGGATACGTTTGCGGCGCCGCGACTACTACACCATGCCGGGGTTTCGGCAGTACGAGAACAGCACGGGACACATCCTGGTGCAGTGGTCGCTGGGCAGCCCCCTCCACTTtgctggctggcactgctcctggtGTTTTACCCCAGAGGGGATCTACTTCAAACTGGTGTCAGCCCAGAACGGGGACTTCCCCCGCTGGGGTGACTACGAGGATAAGCGCGACCTCAATTATATCCGGGAGCTGATCCGGACTGGTGGCTGGTTTGATGGTACTATGCAGGAGTATCCCCCTGCTGACCCCAAGGAGCAGATGTACGCTCCCAAGTACCTGCTCAAGAACTACCAGCGGTTCCGATACTTGCTGGAGAACCCCTACCGAAAGGTGGAGGGTGCTGGGTGA
- the MIEF1 gene encoding mitochondrial dynamics protein MIEF1, which yields MAGAGQRKGKKDDNGIGTAIDFVLANARLVLGVGGAAMLGIATLAVKRMYDRAISAPSSPTRLSQSGKRSWEEPNWLGSSSRLLTQDMKSSLSRSLQTLPTDPSPADTDIFRPTKPKPSARRSQVELKKSRLRLSLQEKLFAYYRRRVAIPAAEQARAKQAAVDICAELRSFLRAKLPDMPLRDMYLSGSLYDGLQVVTADHIQLIVPLMLEQNLWSCIPGEDTIMNIPGFYLVRRENLEYFPRGSSYWDRCVVGGYLSPKTVADTFEKVVAGSINWPAIGSLLDYVIRPAAPPADLTLEVQYDADRHLFIDFLPSLTLGDIVLVAKPHRLAQNDNLWRLSLRPAETARLHALDQGDSGCRCLCLKIFKAVCKLNPALGHLTASQLTNVILHLSQEESDWSQDVLADRFLQALKGLIRYLEAGVLPSALNPKVNLFSELTPEEVDELGYTLYSSLSEPEVLLQT from the exons ATGGCGGGCGCCGGGCAGCGCAAAGGGAAGAAGGATGACAACGGCATCGGCACCGCCATCGACTTCGTGCTGGCCAACGCGCGGCTGGTGCTGGGCGTGGGCGGCGCCGCCATGCTGGGCATCGCCACGCTGGCCGTCAAGAGG ATGTACGACCGGGCCatcagtgctcccagcagccccaCTCGCTTGAGCCAGTCGGGAAAGAGAAGCTGGGAAGAGCCAAACTGGCTGGGCTCCTCCTCACGCCTGCTGACCCAGGACATGAAGAGCAGCCTCAGCCGCTCCCTGCAGACCCTTCCCACTGATCCTTCACCTGCAGACACAG ACATTTTCCGACCCACAAAGCCCAAGCCATctgccaggaggagccaggtGGAGCTGAAGAAGTCGCGCCTGCGCCTGTCGCTGCAGGAGAAGCTGTTCGCGTACTACCGGCGGCGGGTGGCGATCCCGGCGGCCGAGCAGGCTCGGGCCAAGCAGGCGGCCGTGGATATCTGCGCGGAGCTGCGCAGCTTCCTGCGCGCCAAGCTGCCCGACATGCCCCTGCGCGACATGTACCTCAGCGGCAGCCTCTACGACGGCCTGCAG GTAGTGACAGCTGACCACATCCAGCTCATTGTACCTCTCATGCTGGAGCAGAACCTGTGGTCGTGTATCCCCGGGGAGGACACCATCATGAACATTCCTGGCTTCTACTTGGTGCGTCGAGAAAACCTGGAGTACTTTCCTCGTGGGAGCAGCTACTGGGACCGCTGCGTGGTGGGAGGTTACCTTTCCCCCAAAACTGTAGCAGACACCTTTGAGAAGGTTGTAGCTGGGTCCATCAACTGGCCAGCAATCGGGAGCCTCTTGGACTATGTGATCCGTCCGGCAGCTCCCCCGGCAGATTTGACACTGGAAGTCCAGTACGATGCAGATCGGCATCTTTTTATTGACTTTCTGCCATCCCTGACCCTGGGGGACATCGTCCTCGTTGCCAAACCTCACCGACTGGCCCAGAATGACAACTTGTGGCGCCTGAGCCTGCGGCCGGCGGAGACGGCTCGCCTCCACGCCCTGGACCAGGGGGATTCCGGCTGCCGCTGCCTGTGCCTCAAGATCTTCAAAGCAGTATGCAAGCTAAACCCAGCTCTTGGACACCTCACTGCCAGCCAGCTCACCAACGTCATCCTGCACCTCTCCCAGGAGGAGTCCGACTGGTCCCAGGACGTGCTGGCTGATCGCTTCTTGCAGGCACTGAAGGGGCTGATCCGCTACTTGGAGGCAGGTGTCCTCCCCAGTGCCCTGAACCCCAAGGTGAACTTGTTTTCAGAGCTCACCCCTGAAGAAGTGGATGAGTTGGGCTACACCCTCTACAGCTCTCTGTCGGAGCCAGAGGTCTTGCTGCAGACGTAA
- the ATF4 gene encoding cyclic AMP-dependent transcription factor ATF-4, with amino-acid sequence MSFLNNEMLLGDSISPFSQPCSVAEESLGLLDDYLEVAEPLGSHGFSSDKAKAVSSNWLAVDSIGNTIDSSQEDAFSGMEWMVEKMDLKEFDFDALLGMEHLEATVSPDELMATLEDTCDLFNATIQEFHNKELPLINNVITHVPESPVGADPAAPLTSLWSFPLCPGSLSSTPDHSFSLELGSEVDVLEGERKREFPTVVVVITKSEKEEENHSDDSGICMSPDSYLGTPQHSPTNSVGSPNGNQFPADAPCGSVRSKPYDHPAEKVVSAKVKGEKKIDKKLKKMEQNKTAATRYRQKKRAEQEALSGECRELEQKNQALKEKADSLSKEIQYLKDLIEEVRKAKGKRTRVPE; translated from the exons ATGAGCTTCTTGAACAACGAGATGCTGTTGGGGGATTCAATATCCCCCTTCAGCCAGCCGTGTTCGGTGGCTGAGGAAAGTCTGGGACTCCTAGATGACTACCTGGAGGTGGCCGAGCCCCTCGGTTCGCATGGGTTCTCCAGCGACAAGGCTAAGGCAGTCTCCTCCAATTGGCTTGCTGTGGACAGTATAGGCAACACCATAGATAGCAGTCAGG AGGATGCCTTCTCTGGCATGGAGTGGATGGTGGAGAAGATGGATCTGAAGGAATTTGATTTTGATGCCCTGTTAGGTATGGAACATCTGGAAGCCACCGTCTCACCAGACGAGCTGATGGCCACGTTGGAAGACACGTGTGATCTATTTAATGCTACCATCCAGGAATTTCACAACAAAGAACTTCCACTGATAAATAATGTCATCACCCATGTCCCCGAATCCCCAGTTGGAGCCGATCCAGCGGCCCCACTGACTTCCCTTTGGTCttttcccctctgcccagggTCTCTGAGTTCCACTCCAGATCACTCATTTAGCTTAGAACTAGGTAGTGAAGTGGATGTtctggaaggagaaagaaagcgGGAGTTCCCCACTGTTGTGGTGGTGATCACAAAGTctgagaaagaggaggagaacCACTCTGATGACAGTGGAATATGCATGAGCCCAGACTCCTACCTGGGAACCCCCCAACACAGCCCCACCAATTCAGTCGGATCCCCCAATGGCAACCAGTTCCCTGCAGATGCCCCCTGTGGCTCTGTGCGGTCCAAACCATACGATCATCCTGCAGAGAAGGTAGTGTCAGCAAAGGTGAAAGGAGAGAAGAAGATAGATAAGAAACTAAAAAAGATGGAGCAGAATAAGACAGCTGCCACGCGTTACCGGCAGAAGAAGAGGGCGGAACAGGAGGCACTGTCTGGGGAGTGCAGAGAGTTGGAGCAGAAGAACCAGGCCCTGAAGGAGAAAGCAGATTCCCTTAGTAAGGAAATCCAGTACTTAAAAGATCTGATAGAAGAGGTCCGCAAGGCCAAGGGCAAAAGAACTAGAGTCCCCGAGTAG